The following proteins come from a genomic window of Malus domestica chromosome 02, GDT2T_hap1:
- the LOC103424710 gene encoding protein ARABIDILLO 1-like, whose translation MSRRVRRKVARKGKEKVVLPSYPEIEDEVSYPMQNGLVDWTGLPDDTVIQLFSCLNYRDRASLSSTCKTWRVLGISPCLWTSLDLRAHKCNDTMASSLASRCVNLQKLRFRGAESADAILHLRAKNLSEISGDYCRKITDATLSVIVARHESLESLQLGPDFCERISSDAIKAIALCCPKLKKLRLSGIRDVQADAINALSKHCPNLTDIGFIDCLNIDEMALGNVFSVCFLSVAGTSTMKWGVVSHLWHKLPNLIGLDVSRTDIGSAAVSRLLSSSHSLKVLCALNCPVLEEDSNFAPRKYKNKMLLALFTDIMKEIAFLLVDIMKKGKNVLLDWRNSKKDKNLNDIMTWIEWILSHSLLRIAESNQQGLDVFWLKQGASLLLNLMQSSQEDVQERAATGLATFVVIDDENASIDCGRAEAVMRDGGIRLLLNLAKSWREGLQSEAAKAIANLSVNANVAKAVAEEGGINILAGLARSMNRLVAEEAAGGLWNLSVGEEHKGAIAEAGGVKALVDLIFKWSSGGDGVLERAAGALANLAADDKCSTEVALAGGVHALVMLARNCKFEGVQEQAARALANLAAHGDSNSNNAAVGQEAGALDALVQLTQSPHEGVRQEAAGALWNLSFDDRNREAIAAAGGVEALVALAQGCSNASPGLQERAAGALWGLSVSEANSIAIGREGGVVPLIALARSEAADVHETAAGALWNLAFNPGNALRIVEEGGVPALVHLCSSSVSKMARFMAALALAYMFDGRMDEYALIGTSSESISKSVSLDGARRMALKHIETFVHTFSDPQTFAAASVSAAPAALAQVTEGARIQEAGHLRCSGAEIGRFVSMLRNTSSVLKACAAFALLQFTIPGGRHAMHHASLMQSGGAARLLRAAAAAATAPLEAKIFARIVLRNLEHHQIEPSL comes from the exons ATGAGTCGTAGGGTCCGGCGGAAGGTGGCTAGGAAGGGGAAGGAGAAGGTGGTTTTGCCTAGTTATCCAGAAATTGAAGATGAAGTTTCATATCCAATGCAAAATGGGCTTGTTGATTGGACTGGTTTGCCAGATGATACTGTCATTCAGTTGTTTTCGTGTTTGAATTATCGTGACCGGGCAAGCTTATCATCAACTTGCAAGACATGGAGGGTTCTTGGAATTTCGCCGTGTTTGTGGACCTCTTTGGATCTTCGTGCACACAAATGCAATGATACCATGGCATCTTCACTTGCTTCAAGATGTGTAAATCTTCAGAAGCTTAGGTTTCGCGGGGCAGAATCTGCTGATGCAATATTGCATCTCCGGGCAAAGAATTTAAGTGAAATAAGTGGTGATTACTGTAGAAAAATAACTGATGCTACCCTATCTGTGATCGTGGCTCGGCATGAGTCACTTGAAAGCCTCCAGCTTGGGCCAGATTTCTGTGAAAGGATCAGCAGTGATGCTATAAAAGCAATAGCTCTTTGCTGTCCTAAATTGAAAAAGCTTCGACTTTCCGGAATTAGGGATGTGCAAGCTGATGCTATTAATGCTTTATCTAAGCATTGTCCAAATTTGACTGATATCGGGTTCATAGACTGTCTGAACATTGATGAGATGGCACTGGGAAATGTTTTTTCAGTTTGTTTCCTCTCTGTTGCTGGGACCTCCACCATGAAATGGGGCGTGGTTTCACATCTTTGGCATAAGTTGCCTAACTTGATTGGGTTAGATGTTTCAAGAACTGATATTGGTTCTGCTGCTGTTTCACGGTTGTTATCATCATCACACAGCTTGAAGGTTTTATGTGCCTTAAATTGTCCCGTGCTTGAAGAAGACAGCAACTTTGCTCCtcgtaaatataaaaataaaatgttactTGCCCTTTTTACAGATATTATGAAAGAAATAGCGTTTTTATTAGTCGACATTATGAAGAAAGGAAAGAACGTGCTTCTGGATTGGAGGAATTCAAAGAAGGATAAAAACTTGAACGACATTATGACTTGGATTGAATGgattctctctcattctcttttGCGGATTGCTGAGAGCAATCAACAAGGTTTAGATGTTTTTTGGCTCAAGCAAGGTGCATCTTTGTTGCTCAATTTAATGCAGAGCTCACAAGAGGATGTTCAAGAAAGGGCAGCTACAGGACTTGCAACTTTTGTTGTTATTGATGATGAAAATGCTAGCATAGATTGTGGGAGGGCTGAAGCTGTTATGCGAGATGGGGGCATACGTCTTCTCTTAAACCTAGCAAAATCTTGGCGAGAAGGGCTCCAATCCGAGGCTGCAAag GCTATAGCAAACTTGTCTGTGAATGCCAATGTTGCTAAAGCTGTTGCTGAGGAAGGGGGGATCAATATTCTCGCTGGTTTGGCAAGGTCTATGAACAGGCTGGTTGCTGAAGAGGCGGCTGGAGGACTATGGAATCTTTCTGTTGGAGAAGAGCACAAG GGTGCCATTGCTGAGGCCGGTGGAGTGAAAGCCCTAGTTGATCTTATTTTTAAATGGTCATCTGGTGGTGATGGAGTTCTG GAACGGGCGGCTGGTGCACTAGCAAATTTGGCTGCTGATGACAAGTGTAGCACAGAGGTTGCATTGGCAGGTGGTGTGCATGCTTTAGTGATGCTTGCTCGTAACTGCAAGTTTGAGGGGGTGCAAGAGCAG GCTGCCCGTGCCTTGGCAAATTTGGCTGCTCATGGAGACAGTAATAGTAACAATGCAGCAGTTGGACAAGAGGCAGGTGCTCTTGATGCTCTTGTTCAGCTTACACAATCTCCTCATGAAGGTGTCAG GCAAGAGGCGGCTGGTGCATTGTGGAATCTATCATTTGATGACAGAAATCGAGAAGCAATTGCTGCAGCCGGCGGCGTTGAGGCCTTG GTTGCTCTCGCACAAGGCTGCTCAAATGCCTCCCCAGGTCTTCAAGAAAGGGCTGCTGGTGCTCTTTGGGGATTGTCGGTATCAGAAGCCAATAG CATTGCCATTGGACGGGAAGGAGGTGTTGTGCCTTTGATTGCGTTGGCACGCTCTGAAGCTGCA GATGTCCATGAAACAGCTGCTGGTGCTCTGTGGaatcttgcttttaaccctggcAATGCTCTCCGCATTGTGGAGGAAGGAGGTGTCCCTGCACTTGTTCATCTTTGTTCTTCATCAGTGTCAAAAATGGCTCGCTTCATGGCTGCATTGGCATTGGCATACATGTTTGATGGCAG AATGGATGAGTATGCGTTGATAGGGACTTCATCGGAAagcatctcaaagagtgtgAGCTTAGATGGCGCTAGAAGGATGGCTCTGAAGCACATTGAGACCTTTGTCCACACTTTTTCTGATCCACAAACGTTTGCTGCTGCTTCAGTATCAGCAGCCCCTGCAGCGTTGGCACAAGTAACAGAAGGTGCTCGTATTCAAGAAGCAGGACATCTGAGATgcag TGGGGCTGAAATTGGAAGATTTGTTTCCATGCTACGGAATACATCATCTGTTCTCAAGGCATGTGCTGCATTTGCTCTTCTTCAG TTTACCATTCCTGGTGGCCGCCATGCTATGCACCATGCCAGTCTTATGCAGAGTGGAGGAGCAGCACGCCTGCTGCGGGCTGCAGCAGCTGCAGCGACTGCCCCTCTTGAAGCCAAAATCTTTGCTAGGATTGTGCTTCGGAATCTTGAGCATCACCAAATAGAACCATCACTTTAA